Proteins encoded within one genomic window of Candidatus Syntrophocurvum alkaliphilum:
- a CDS encoding S-layer homology domain-containing protein encodes MRKFLALILIIGLIIIPMPLVAAPLGFSGGVNDEYEYSEVIFISGEPIKMTGTYTKNERMRGEEKSINYRFNLSAEDRSIDASLDRRATYTITYKEHSDKGQTIADTEATTMRETINIGSDRYVLDDYQFSKSEVIDNRPAADFYSGTLNARKTYDINRGEGRAVIETSGGTVGYENFWGSTETQIIDYIVNVEREIEGEDDEDEGQTVKWDGTYNVSVSDSMSKSIRYSDNQATHSTFDGGHMRVTNSEMVSRYEYNLPRMNDNIPNNNSRIRGEIELDKQKLPKIERLILPKFRDIGGHWAEEDIKKLYSLDVFKDDSQFFLPDVPMSRMDFTRAIIRSCDIEIEDPEENTRFRRQEEPEESPFVDIQTEDSNYLYVREALNRGIINGVSEERFDPDGELTRAQAIVILIRVLGFEHNAPTPGYYTNFNDDAHIPDWAKDSIYVASEIGLVQGDSNNRINPNQTMTRAEASTMIIRFLNFLESDLQQDYREQIILYN; translated from the coding sequence GTGAGAAAATTTCTAGCTTTGATTTTAATAATTGGATTAATAATTATCCCAATGCCATTAGTAGCAGCTCCGTTAGGATTTTCCGGAGGGGTTAATGATGAGTATGAGTATTCAGAGGTTATATTCATATCTGGCGAACCTATTAAAATGACAGGTACTTACACTAAAAATGAAAGAATGCGCGGTGAAGAAAAATCTATTAATTATCGTTTTAATCTAAGTGCAGAGGATAGATCTATAGATGCAAGTTTAGACAGAAGGGCAACTTATACCATTACATATAAAGAGCATAGTGATAAAGGACAAACTATAGCGGATACTGAAGCTACTACAATGCGTGAAACCATTAATATTGGCTCAGACCGTTATGTTTTAGATGATTATCAGTTTTCCAAGTCAGAAGTTATAGATAATCGTCCCGCAGCTGATTTTTATTCGGGTACTTTGAATGCTAGAAAAACTTATGATATTAATCGAGGAGAAGGTAGGGCTGTAATAGAAACTAGTGGTGGAACTGTAGGTTATGAAAATTTTTGGGGTTCAACGGAAACTCAGATAATAGACTACATTGTTAATGTAGAAAGGGAAATAGAAGGCGAAGATGATGAAGATGAAGGGCAAACAGTAAAATGGGATGGTACATATAATGTAAGTGTATCAGATAGTATGAGTAAAAGTATCCGTTATTCAGATAATCAAGCAACTCACTCAACTTTTGACGGTGGACACATGAGAGTAACTAACAGTGAAATGGTTTCACGTTATGAGTACAATCTACCACGAATGAACGACAATATACCTAATAATAATTCTAGAATTCGGGGAGAAATAGAACTAGATAAGCAAAAACTGCCTAAAATTGAGCGGTTAATATTACCTAAATTCAGGGATATAGGAGGGCATTGGGCAGAAGAAGATATAAAAAAATTATATTCATTAGATGTATTTAAGGATGATTCACAGTTTTTCTTACCCGATGTTCCCATGAGTAGGATGGATTTTACTAGAGCAATAATAAGGTCATGTGATATTGAAATAGAGGATCCTGAAGAGAATACTAGGTTTAGGCGTCAAGAAGAGCCTGAAGAGTCACCATTTGTAGATATACAAACTGAAGATAGTAATTATTTATATGTAAGAGAAGCTCTGAATAGAGGAATTATAAATGGAGTTTCTGAAGAAAGGTTTGATCCAGATGGTGAGCTAACTAGAGCGCAAGCAATAGTTATATTGATAAGAGTATTAGGCTTTGAGCATAATGCACCTACACCGGGATACTATACTAATTTTAATGATGATGCTCATATACCTGATTGGGCTAAAGATAGTATTTATGTTGCCAGTGAAATAGGATTGGTTCAAGGGGATAGTAATAATAGAATTAATCCTAATCAAACCATGACTAGAGCAGAAGCATCAACAATGATAATAAGGTTTTTAAACTTCCTCGAAAGTGATTTACAGCAAGACTATAGAGAGCAAATTATATTATATAATTAA
- the argS gene encoding arginine--tRNA ligase, which yields MNPIQEIKREISNKIINALKTAKSEDLLNFETIPEFVIEVPRDKEHGDFAVNVAMLLARQAKMAPRKIAEILVQKINIESNSHIAKVEIAGAGFINFFLNNNWLYSVPKTVLNMGEQYGKNENKTKKVQVEFVSANPTGNLHMGNARGGAIGDTLANVLERAGYEVEREFYINDAGNQIEIFTNSLEARYYQLLGYDVKFPEEGYAGQDVVDTVRNIIKMYGDKLVELDADTRRKSITEFALEEKISYIKETLEKFGIKYDVWFSEKELHENKKIDEVISYLKSKEYIYDNEGALWFKSTKFGDEKDEVVIRANGVPTYFAADIAYHINKFERGFNWVINIWGADHHGHVARMKGAVEAVGYNPEQLDIVLMQLVRLYRNGEIVRMSKRTGTLITLDELIDEVGKDAARFFFVMRSPDSHLDFDLELARKQSQENPVYYVQYAHARICSIFRQADNIGVKLKPIENISFELLKEEEELNLLRKISDFPEEIEASARSLAPHKIARYVLDLAALFHSFYNNHRVLSENEELQDARLMLMNITRITIKNSLDILGVNAPEQM from the coding sequence TTGAATCCAATTCAAGAAATAAAAAGAGAAATCTCAAACAAAATTATAAATGCTTTAAAAACAGCTAAAAGCGAAGATCTATTAAACTTTGAAACAATCCCGGAATTTGTAATAGAAGTGCCAAGAGACAAAGAGCATGGAGATTTTGCGGTAAATGTTGCAATGCTTTTAGCGCGCCAGGCTAAAATGGCACCTCGAAAAATAGCTGAAATTTTAGTACAAAAAATTAATATTGAAAGCAATTCCCATATAGCAAAAGTAGAAATAGCAGGTGCAGGTTTTATTAACTTTTTCCTTAATAATAATTGGCTATATTCTGTGCCTAAAACGGTATTGAATATGGGGGAACAATATGGGAAAAATGAGAACAAAACAAAAAAAGTACAGGTAGAATTTGTTAGTGCTAATCCAACCGGTAATTTGCATATGGGAAATGCGCGTGGTGGTGCAATAGGAGATACTTTAGCTAATGTACTAGAAAGAGCTGGCTATGAGGTTGAGCGCGAATTTTATATCAATGATGCGGGAAACCAAATAGAAATATTTACAAATTCATTAGAGGCTCGTTACTATCAACTTTTAGGATATGATGTTAAGTTTCCTGAAGAAGGGTATGCTGGTCAAGACGTAGTAGATACAGTGCGAAATATTATAAAAATGTACGGAGACAAGCTTGTCGAATTAGATGCAGATACTAGACGTAAATCCATAACAGAATTTGCCCTGGAAGAGAAAATAAGCTATATAAAAGAAACATTAGAAAAGTTTGGCATTAAATATGATGTCTGGTTTAGTGAAAAAGAATTACATGAAAATAAAAAAATAGATGAAGTTATAAGCTACTTAAAAAGCAAAGAATATATTTACGACAATGAAGGTGCTTTATGGTTTAAGTCTACAAAATTTGGAGATGAAAAAGATGAAGTTGTTATTAGAGCAAATGGTGTACCCACATATTTTGCTGCTGATATTGCATACCATATAAATAAATTTGAAAGAGGCTTTAACTGGGTAATAAATATATGGGGTGCTGATCATCATGGACATGTTGCTCGAATGAAGGGAGCTGTTGAGGCCGTAGGCTATAATCCAGAGCAATTAGACATTGTGTTAATGCAATTGGTTAGACTTTATCGCAACGGTGAAATTGTTCGCATGTCAAAAAGAACAGGAACCTTAATAACACTAGATGAATTAATAGACGAAGTTGGTAAAGATGCAGCTAGATTTTTCTTTGTAATGAGAAGTCCAGATAGTCATCTAGATTTTGATCTTGAATTAGCTAGAAAACAAAGCCAGGAAAACCCCGTTTATTATGTACAGTATGCTCATGCTAGAATATGTAGCATTTTTAGACAGGCTGATAATATTGGGGTGAAGTTAAAACCTATAGAAAACATAAGCTTTGAACTATTAAAAGAGGAAGAAGAACTAAACTTACTTAGAAAAATATCTGATTTTCCTGAAGAAATAGAAGCTTCAGCACGTTCTTTAGCCCCTCATAAAATTGCTAGATATGTTTTAGATTTAGCAGCCTTATTTCATAGCTTTTATAACAATCACCGAGTTCTTAGTGAAAACGAAGAGCTTCAAGATGCTCGTTTGATGTTAATGAATATAACTAGAATAACAATAAAAAATTCGCTAGATATATTAGGGGTAAATGCTCCTGAACAAATGTAG
- a CDS encoding DNA-directed RNA polymerase subunit delta encodes MIISKKSEADWAVEILREKKEAMFYRDLILEITKKMERKVDDFTLTSIHTRLNLDNRLVYQGEGYWYYDNNKVR; translated from the coding sequence ATGATTATAAGCAAAAAAAGTGAAGCAGATTGGGCAGTTGAGATACTTAGAGAGAAAAAAGAAGCCATGTTTTATAGAGATTTGATTTTAGAAATAACTAAAAAAATGGAGCGTAAAGTCGATGACTTTACCTTAACATCAATTCATACAAGACTAAATCTTGATAATAGATTAGTTTATCAAGGTGAAGGTTATTGGTACTATGATAATAATAAAGTGAGATAG
- a CDS encoding MBL fold metallo-hydrolase encodes MKIEWLGHASFYIQTNGKRITTDPFDERLGYPVYGLESDLVTISHEHWDHNADYAVKGSPIVVRKDGISKFDDMSITVQGFQSYHDKVKGQARGFNTIYKISSEDIEVLHLGDLGHLLTKEEVIQIGNVDILLIPVGGTYTIDANEAYELVNFINPKVVIPMHFKTPHLKLDIDYVEKFIQKYNKVIKKPYLEVSKNDISDEMQIIVLDYLI; translated from the coding sequence ATGAAAATTGAATGGTTAGGACATGCATCTTTTTATATACAAACTAATGGAAAGAGAATAACTACTGATCCTTTTGATGAAAGATTAGGTTATCCAGTATATGGTTTAGAGTCTGACTTAGTTACTATAAGTCATGAGCATTGGGACCATAATGCAGATTATGCAGTTAAAGGTAGTCCTATAGTTGTTAGAAAAGATGGAATTTCTAAATTTGATGATATGAGTATTACAGTACAAGGTTTCCAATCATATCATGATAAAGTTAAAGGACAAGCTCGAGGATTCAATACTATATATAAAATTTCATCTGAAGATATTGAAGTTTTGCATTTAGGTGATCTAGGACATCTATTGACAAAAGAGGAAGTAATTCAGATTGGTAATGTGGATATACTTCTTATACCAGTAGGTGGTACATATACAATAGATGCTAATGAAGCATATGAATTAGTTAATTTTATTAATCCTAAAGTAGTTATCCCAATGCATTTTAAAACGCCACATTTAAAACTAGATATTGACTATGTAGAAAAATTTATTCAAAAATACAACAAAGTTATTAAAAAACCATATCTAGAAGTTAGCAAAAATGATATAAGTGATGAAATGCAAATTATAGTTTTAGATTATTTAATTTAA
- a CDS encoding CTP synthase, whose translation MAKHIFVTGGVVSSLGKGITAASLGRLLKSRGLKVYLQKFDPYINVDPGTMSPYQHGEVYVTEDGGETDLDVGHYERFVDVKLTRYSNVTTGKIYQAVLDKERRGDYLGQTVQVIPHITNETKERMLMAEREYNPDVIITEIGGTVGDIESLPFMEAIRQLRADLGRDKVMYIHVTLVPYIKTAAELKTKPSQHSVKELRSIGIQPDILVCRTEHYISEDVKAKLALFCDVHKEAVIQLRDAASIYEVPLMLAEEGLDREVIKRLELQCHEPDMDEWRELVNKIKQINKQVNIALVGKYVELPDAYLSIAESLNHAGFYYNSDINIKWINAEDIEREGPDKLLDDIDGILVPGGFGERGIEGKIETARYARENNMPFFGICLGLQCAIIEFARNKCKLQGANSCEFDPDTPYPVIYLMPEQEKVEKKGGTMRLGGYTCRLVPDTYTYDIYQEQEVVERHRHRYEINNDYKDILTEKGLKISGINPKRDLVEIVELPEHPWFVGCQFHPEYKSRPNRPHPLFLGFIKAAVEKRG comes from the coding sequence GTGGCTAAGCATATATTTGTAACAGGGGGAGTGGTTTCTTCTTTGGGGAAAGGAATCACTGCTGCATCATTAGGTAGATTACTAAAAAGCAGAGGACTTAAAGTATATTTACAAAAATTTGATCCCTATATAAACGTAGACCCAGGAACTATGAGTCCATATCAGCATGGTGAAGTATATGTTACTGAAGATGGTGGTGAAACAGATTTAGATGTTGGACATTATGAACGGTTTGTTGATGTAAAACTTACTAGGTATTCTAATGTTACTACAGGCAAAATATATCAAGCAGTTCTTGACAAGGAACGTAGGGGCGATTATTTAGGGCAAACAGTCCAAGTGATACCTCATATAACTAATGAAACAAAAGAAAGAATGTTAATGGCCGAAAGAGAGTACAATCCAGATGTAATAATAACCGAAATTGGTGGAACGGTTGGAGATATTGAATCTTTACCTTTTATGGAAGCTATTCGTCAGCTTAGAGCAGATTTGGGTAGAGATAAAGTTATGTATATACACGTAACGTTAGTACCATACATTAAAACAGCTGCCGAGCTTAAGACTAAGCCAAGCCAACATAGTGTAAAAGAACTTAGAAGCATTGGTATTCAACCAGATATTTTGGTTTGTAGAACTGAACACTATATATCAGAAGATGTAAAAGCTAAATTGGCTTTATTTTGTGATGTTCACAAAGAAGCTGTAATTCAATTAAGGGATGCAGCTTCGATTTATGAAGTTCCTTTAATGCTTGCTGAAGAAGGCTTAGATCGTGAAGTTATAAAACGCTTAGAACTCCAATGTCATGAACCAGATATGGATGAATGGAGAGAGTTAGTAAATAAAATAAAACAAATTAACAAACAGGTGAATATAGCTCTTGTCGGCAAGTATGTTGAGCTCCCAGATGCTTACTTAAGTATAGCGGAATCATTAAACCATGCAGGTTTTTACTATAATAGTGATATTAATATAAAGTGGATAAATGCTGAGGATATAGAACGAGAAGGTCCAGACAAATTATTAGATGATATTGACGGGATATTAGTTCCCGGAGGCTTTGGAGAGCGAGGTATTGAGGGAAAAATAGAAACCGCAAGATATGCTAGAGAGAACAATATGCCATTTTTTGGCATATGCTTAGGTTTGCAATGTGCTATTATTGAATTTGCTAGAAATAAATGTAAACTTCAGGGTGCAAATAGTTGTGAATTTGATCCTGATACACCATATCCAGTTATATATCTTATGCCAGAGCAGGAGAAGGTAGAAAAAAAGGGAGGGACTATGAGATTAGGGGGATATACATGTAGATTAGTTCCTGATACCTATACTTATGACATTTACCAAGAACAGGAAGTAGTAGAGAGACATAGACATAGATATGAAATTAATAATGACTATAAAGATATTTTGACTGAAAAAGGCTTAAAAATTAGTGGAATTAATCCAAAAAGAGATTTGGTCGAAATAGTGGAATTGCCGGAACATCCATGGTTTGTTGGCTGTCAATTTCATCCTGAGTATAAATCAAGACCTAATAGACCACATCCATTGTTCTTAGGCTTTATAAAAGCAGCAGTTGAAAAAAGAGGTTAG
- a CDS encoding lipid II:glycine glycyltransferase FemX, producing MFNTRIIDEKERVRFNEFIHSHPKGHFLQTYEWGQVKKAMGWTPLPLVLEEDEQIRGALLILKRDLPIPGIARSIFYSPRGPVVDIDNEELCKILFDGAKRVADDHGAIFLKIDPDVESSNGRFQQILMNRAFKKNETGLDFEGVQPNYVFRLDITPSEENLLKNMHSKTRYNIRLAKKRGVKIKEAESKEDLLVFYSILEETAKRDKFLIRGYEYFEIIWDQMIENNYAKIFFAEYEGTTISASLALILGNKVWYLYGASSNEYRNVMPNYLIQWEMIRWAKEQGCSIYDFRGVSGDLDESNPLYGLYRFKKGFNGDLVEFVGEWDRVYSPFFYFLWRNVLPLYLKITRRN from the coding sequence ATGTTTAATACACGAATTATAGATGAAAAAGAAAGAGTAAGGTTTAATGAATTTATACATAGCCATCCTAAAGGACACTTTCTACAAACTTATGAATGGGGACAAGTAAAAAAAGCTATGGGCTGGACTCCATTACCATTAGTTTTAGAGGAAGATGAGCAAATTAGAGGTGCATTACTTATTTTAAAAAGAGATTTACCTATTCCTGGTATTGCCAGGTCAATTTTTTATTCCCCTAGAGGGCCAGTTGTTGATATAGATAATGAAGAATTATGTAAAATTTTATTTGATGGCGCTAAAAGGGTGGCAGATGATCATGGTGCAATTTTTTTAAAGATAGATCCAGATGTAGAAAGTTCAAATGGTCGTTTTCAACAGATATTAATGAATAGAGCGTTTAAAAAAAATGAGACGGGATTAGATTTTGAAGGGGTGCAACCCAATTATGTTTTTAGGCTTGATATTACTCCGTCAGAAGAAAATTTACTTAAAAATATGCATTCTAAGACACGCTATAATATTAGACTAGCTAAAAAAAGAGGGGTAAAGATAAAAGAAGCTGAGAGTAAAGAAGACCTTCTGGTTTTTTATTCTATTTTAGAAGAAACTGCAAAAAGAGATAAGTTTCTTATAAGAGGCTATGAATATTTTGAAATAATTTGGGATCAAATGATAGAAAATAACTATGCGAAAATATTTTTTGCTGAATATGAAGGTACGACAATCTCAGCCTCATTAGCTTTAATATTGGGAAATAAAGTTTGGTATTTATATGGTGCATCTAGTAATGAATATCGTAATGTTATGCCAAACTATTTGATTCAGTGGGAAATGATAAGGTGGGCAAAAGAACAAGGCTGTTCAATTTATGATTTTCGAGGGGTGTCAGGAGATTTAGATGAGAGTAATCCTCTTTATGGTTTATATAGGTTTAAAAAGGGCTTTAATGGCGACCTAGTTGAGTTTGTTGGTGAATGGGACAGGGTTTATTCTCCGTTTTTTTATTTTCTTTGGAGAAATGTACTACCTCTATACTTAAAAATAACTAGGAGGAATTAG
- the alr gene encoding alanine racemase, translating to MLSNKWIEIDSDAIKNNLEQIRFRLANKAKLIAVVKANAYGHGLVETAQILSENGVDFFAVTYLDEALELRKANIKGDILIFSPLIDKQNIKEAIKHKLTLSITSLWDAQMISKLVMYDNLVKVHIKLDTGLGRFGFSLKETKEICDTLKENSNIHIEGIYTHMAEGGLKKSSYTKKQYRQFTEAIRKLEVEENLTFNLKHCANSAVFLNYEEMWLDAVRIGTLISGQLPVGVKDNSIELVDPYVFKTKVIAIKQLERGKTIGYFRSYKLTKNAKIAVIPVGFNDGLAVDVVNKPMSIFDILKGTIKQILRYFHFWPVCLYAKINGCTYPIRGKVFMQMALIEIPINHEVKLGNIVEVPIRKTIASSQIQRIIINDRKSRFKKGAIS from the coding sequence ATGTTATCTAACAAATGGATAGAAATAGATTCTGATGCTATAAAAAACAATTTAGAGCAAATTAGATTTCGTCTTGCAAATAAAGCAAAATTAATAGCTGTAGTAAAAGCTAATGCCTATGGACATGGACTAGTTGAAACAGCCCAAATTTTAAGTGAAAACGGAGTAGATTTTTTTGCTGTAACTTACTTAGATGAAGCTTTGGAGCTTAGAAAAGCAAATATAAAAGGAGACATTCTAATTTTTAGTCCACTTATTGATAAACAAAATATAAAGGAAGCTATTAAACACAAGTTAACATTAAGTATAACATCATTATGGGATGCTCAAATGATATCTAAATTAGTAATGTATGATAATTTAGTGAAAGTGCACATAAAATTAGATACAGGACTAGGACGTTTTGGATTTTCATTAAAAGAAACTAAAGAAATTTGCGATACATTAAAGGAAAATAGCAATATACATATAGAAGGAATATATACCCATATGGCAGAAGGTGGGTTGAAAAAATCCTCATATACCAAAAAGCAGTATAGACAATTTACAGAAGCTATAAGAAAATTAGAAGTAGAGGAAAACCTTACCTTTAATCTTAAGCATTGTGCTAATAGTGCTGTTTTTTTAAATTATGAAGAGATGTGGCTTGATGCTGTAAGGATAGGTACATTAATTTCAGGGCAATTACCAGTCGGGGTGAAAGATAACAGCATAGAATTAGTTGATCCTTATGTATTTAAAACAAAAGTTATAGCAATTAAACAGCTTGAGCGTGGAAAAACGATTGGTTACTTTAGGTCATATAAATTAACTAAAAATGCCAAAATTGCAGTTATTCCAGTAGGATTTAATGACGGACTTGCAGTGGATGTAGTTAATAAGCCTATGAGTATTTTCGATATTTTAAAAGGTACTATTAAACAAATTCTACGGTATTTTCATTTTTGGCCTGTTTGTCTTTATGCAAAAATTAATGGATGTACATACCCTATACGTGGGAAAGTTTTTATGCAAATGGCATTAATTGAAATACCGATTAACCACGAAGTTAAATTAGGGAACATAGTGGAGGTTCCAATAAGAAAAACTATAGCATCGTCTCAGATTCAACGAATAATAATTAATGATAGAAAAAGCCGTTTTAAGAAAGGAGCGATATCTTGA
- the sppA gene encoding signal peptide peptidase SppA, producing the protein MKKNLVVGVVIVFLVLMGALAVFGDRTQTAQTGTGDTIAVIEIEGMITGSNVGSLIGTQPSTVRSISSAIRQAKTRDDVKAVVLRINSPGGTAGASQEIGIELDKLRDSGKPVITSMGDVCASGGYWLASSTDHIVANGTTITGSIGVIMEVTNMEGLFEMLGIESEVFKSGEFKDMGSPTREMTSPERELIQGMIDDTYDQFLEHVKQGREGHIEEDELLAIADGRIFTGRQAHEYGLVDSLGNYYDAIEVARELAEIEPDPMVEVLTEQDFWGRFFTMSKLLDIFDDNNFPELRI; encoded by the coding sequence TTGAAAAAGAACTTAGTTGTGGGTGTTGTAATAGTATTTTTAGTATTGATGGGGGCTTTAGCTGTTTTTGGGGATAGAACTCAAACAGCTCAAACTGGTACGGGAGATACTATTGCAGTTATAGAAATTGAGGGCATGATAACTGGTAGCAACGTGGGTAGTCTAATTGGTACTCAACCTAGTACAGTAAGAAGTATATCATCTGCTATTAGGCAAGCTAAGACTCGAGATGATGTTAAGGCTGTTGTATTACGCATAAATAGTCCAGGTGGTACAGCAGGAGCTTCTCAAGAAATAGGGATTGAGCTTGATAAACTAAGAGATAGCGGAAAGCCAGTTATAACATCAATGGGTGATGTTTGTGCTTCTGGAGGGTATTGGTTAGCATCAAGTACGGACCATATAGTAGCTAATGGTACTACTATTACAGGAAGTATAGGTGTAATTATGGAAGTTACAAATATGGAAGGATTATTTGAGATGCTAGGCATTGAAAGCGAAGTATTTAAAAGCGGAGAGTTTAAGGATATGGGTTCACCAACAAGAGAAATGACAAGTCCAGAAAGAGAACTTATACAAGGAATGATTGATGATACTTATGATCAATTCTTAGAACACGTAAAACAAGGTAGAGAAGGTCACATTGAAGAAGATGAGCTTTTAGCAATTGCTGATGGTAGGATATTTACAGGAAGGCAAGCTCATGAGTATGGGTTGGTTGATAGTTTGGGTAATTATTATGATGCTATAGAGGTTGCACGCGAATTAGCCGAAATTGAACCTGACCCAATGGTTGAAGTTTTAACAGAACAAGATTTTTGGGGTAGGTTTTTTACAATGTCTAAACTATTAGACATATTTGATGACAACAATTTTCCCGAACTAAGAATTTAA
- a CDS encoding YIP1 family protein: MSLTDRLYGIIFEPAKTLKIISEEKPVSQALIVFLVVIIFNAVVNQSIDSVVGNNNVHQLAAIQDFVWIFSLFAIIIAVVLLFVQAGLYSLLGDVIYSQQNGRGLLASLSFAHVPGVLGPALYYAGVLAGINWLGAILSLAVSIWVLILQVLAVRESLGLYTYQAVFIFLLPVLVMILLLVVILVVLFSVLPLTGINPF, encoded by the coding sequence TTGTCTTTAACTGATAGATTGTATGGAATAATTTTTGAACCAGCAAAAACGCTTAAAATAATTAGTGAGGAAAAACCTGTTTCACAAGCATTAATTGTATTTTTAGTGGTAATTATTTTTAATGCTGTGGTAAATCAGAGTATTGATAGTGTGGTTGGGAATAATAATGTTCATCAACTAGCAGCTATTCAAGATTTTGTTTGGATTTTTAGTTTATTTGCAATTATAATTGCGGTGGTATTATTGTTTGTTCAAGCCGGATTATATTCATTATTAGGAGATGTTATATATTCTCAACAAAATGGAAGAGGATTATTAGCTTCATTAAGTTTTGCTCATGTACCTGGTGTTTTGGGTCCAGCTTTATATTATGCAGGTGTTTTAGCCGGAATAAACTGGTTGGGTGCTATACTTTCACTAGCGGTATCTATTTGGGTACTTATATTGCAGGTATTAGCTGTTAGGGAATCACTAGGATTATATACCTATCAAGCTGTATTTATCTTCTTACTACCAGTGTTAGTGATGATTTTACTATTAGTTGTTATATTAGTAGTGTTATTTTCAGTGTTACCATTAACAGGAATTAATCCATTTTAA
- a CDS encoding response regulator produces MSKSILIVDDQKGVRRLLEELFRKEGFSVIAAVDGLEAIKKNIESNPDLILMDMKMPNMNGLEASEQILTNDKEKLIVMMTAYGEMEIVKEALEIGVKKCITKPFDIMELKDMVENLLVS; encoded by the coding sequence ATGAGCAAGAGTATTTTGATTGTAGATGACCAAAAAGGGGTAAGAAGGCTTTTAGAAGAACTTTTTAGAAAAGAAGGATTTTCTGTTATAGCTGCCGTTGATGGTTTAGAAGCAATTAAAAAAAATATTGAAAGTAATCCAGATTTAATTTTAATGGATATGAAAATGCCTAATATGAATGGTTTAGAAGCTTCTGAACAGATTTTAACAAATGATAAAGAAAAACTGATAGTTATGATGACTGCATACGGGGAAATGGAAATAGTAAAAGAAGCATTAGAAATAGGTGTTAAAAAATGTATAACAAAACCATTTGATATTATGGAATTAAAAGATATGGTAGAAAATTTATTAGTTTCATAA
- a CDS encoding class II fructose-1,6-bisphosphate aldolase — MALVPVNDLLFKADKEGYAVGAFNANNMEIVQAIVEAAEQENSPVIMQASQGAIKYAGLEYITGMVTIAAKAANIPVALHLDHGTDFEQVIKCIRSGFSSVMYDGSKLPLEENIAMTNKVLEIARPINVSVEAELGKIGGTEDDVHVADKDATFTDPNEAKYFVEKTGIESLAIAIGTAHGQYKGEPKLDFERLEKIKNLIKIPIVLHGSSGVPDEAIQKSIKLGICKVNIDTNIREVFVNEMKKVVSEKTSEIDPRKILGPAKEATVELIREKMRVFGSSNKA, encoded by the coding sequence ATGGCACTAGTACCTGTAAACGATCTTTTATTTAAAGCTGACAAAGAAGGATACGCTGTAGGAGCATTTAATGCAAATAATATGGAAATTGTACAGGCGATAGTAGAGGCTGCAGAACAAGAGAATTCCCCAGTTATAATGCAAGCAAGTCAAGGTGCAATAAAATATGCTGGTTTAGAATATATTACTGGTATGGTTACTATAGCAGCTAAAGCAGCTAATATTCCTGTAGCATTACACTTAGACCATGGCACTGATTTTGAACAAGTTATAAAATGCATTAGAAGTGGATTTAGTTCAGTAATGTATGATGGTTCAAAATTACCATTGGAGGAAAACATAGCTATGACCAACAAGGTTCTTGAAATAGCAAGACCAATCAATGTATCAGTTGAAGCAGAATTGGGGAAGATAGGTGGAACAGAGGATGATGTACATGTAGCCGATAAAGATGCAACATTTACTGACCCAAATGAAGCAAAATACTTTGTAGAAAAGACAGGTATAGAAAGTCTTGCAATTGCTATAGGAACTGCACACGGACAATATAAAGGTGAGCCAAAGCTTGATTTTGAGAGACTAGAAAAAATTAAAAACTTAATAAAAATACCCATAGTATTGCACGGTTCTTCAGGGGTTCCAGATGAAGCAATCCAAAAATCTATAAAATTAGGGATATGTAAGGTTAATATAGATACTAATATTAGAGAAGTATTTGTTAATGAAATGAAAAAAGTTGTTAGTGAAAAAACTTCGGAAATTGATCCCCGCAAAATTTTAGGTCCCGCAAAGGAAGCGACTGTTGAACTTATACGAGAAAAAATGAGGGTTTTTGGTAGCTCAAATAAAGCATAA